GGCACACTCAGCGCTTTGGAAAAAGCCAAGCCAAGCCGACTACAGCCAAGCCGGCTACAGCCAAGCCAACAGCAGCTATGGTAGGTGATACGCGGCACGCGGCAGGAGGTAATTCAGCACTATACACCAATCCATCAGCATCCTGGAAAACGACGTTACACACCAAAGTTCAGCAACTTCTCTTGCTTGTAAAGAGCAGCACCCATTTACGCTGAAGTGAAGGCCTCCAGCAAAATATCAAGTGCTGCTTGAGGGGCTATCGCTGAGAAGATAAAGGTAGCTGAGGCTTTTTTTTTCTGCAAATGCGAAGGTAGGCATACTACACGGCAAGAAACCCTGTCGCTTGAGGCTCGTGGGCTGCAGGAACGGGCGACGAGTGGAGTCGTGGCTGACCGGTCAGGGTACCAAGGAGCTAGGGAGCTTGCCGCCGACGAGTTGTTTCTACAAACATGTTAGCAAGGTCAGATTCGAGCTGGAGGCCTGATGGATTCATTTGCCAACACGAGGGCTATGGGTCTATGTATAGAGGAGAGGTCTGACTTTGTGTGTGTATATAGTATGCGTCTAGGTAGGTGGTAGACTACAAACCACAGATTCCCAATTTCTGCACGCAGCTTTTCTAGCTTCACCACGACTTGATTGCAACTTCCAGTTCAGGCCCTTCGACATGAAGCTCACTTCCTTCCTCATCCCGGCCCTTGCTTCCATCGCGGCGGCAGCGCCTGACTTCGCCATAGGCACCCAACTCACGGTGACGGCAAAAGATGGCGCGCAACTCGCCTCCATAACATCTGCCTACGTCAAGGCTATGCAGTCGTGGCAAGCCTCCGTGACCGCCAAGCCAGAATGGACATCCGCCTACTCGGCTTTGGTCGATTTTCAGGAGACAGGCAAGAACGTTCCCGAGGGTGTCACGGCGACAGACGTGATTTTGACATACGCTACCACACCGGATTGGTATGTCTCGCATGGAGACGCTTACGCAGGAGACTGCCTTACTGACACATGCTAGGTACAACGCCATGCCCACAGATTTGAAGAATTACGTCGAAAAGAACCGCCAGGAGCAAGACGCGATTCGCGAAAGCATCTTGGCGTCGGTGAAGGGGGATGCAGCGACCGCTAGAAGTCTGGGAATCTACTTGAGCGGAGCCATGGCAGCGCTCGTGGCAGGTGTGGCCATCGGGCTGTAAAGGGCGAGATTTCTGATACGATTTGACATGATCTGTGGCAGGTGTTTGGGATGATTGATACCCTACTTTGGCTGTTTGCTGTAGTTGAATTTAGAGACTTTCCTCAATGGTGTTCGCTTCTGGTAGAGTATGTAGTTGATCGTATCTTCATTTGCAGTGGCTTCCAATCAGTGACGCCATGCTGGTATAGTTTGTATGTCCACAAGTCCGACCTGATAGTGCGCCGCCCAATGCAGTGTAGTTTATCGATATGCAAAACATTACGCTCCTTCGTGCTTGTTGATGCTCCCACCTCATAGTTGACATGCCCAAAGTACAGGTCATACTCTGCATCCACAAAGTCAAGCATCATGAGTCGTCTATTGGCTCTTTCCCATCCTCTCCTCGTAGGCCTGCCACCCGGCTTGTCTGTATCGTTGCGCTTCGGCCTTGCGGTCAGAAGCACGAACGATGCCGCGGCCAACAATGATGATGTCGCAGCCCGACTCGAAGATGAGTTTCCGTGGCGTGTTGTACTGTTGACCAAGGCTGTCTCCAAGCTTCGCGCCTTCCTGGCCTGGCGGCGGCAGTTGGCAGCCAGGCGTCATGGTGATGAAGTTATCCTCTGGCTGGGTGTTCAAGCTTCGCTGCGCGATAAAGCCCATGACAAAGTCTCTGTGAGAGCGCGCAATGTCAACGCTAGCCTGTCGGTACTCTGGGGTCATGAGATGTCCAGCGGAGCTCATCTCGGCGAGCAGGAGGAGCGAGCGCAGAAACGGCGGTTCGCCCAGGCGGACCAGCTGCTTGACGGTATCGAGGTCGAGTGTCTCGCCCAAGGCATTGAGTGCCTCTGGTCTCGGCGAGATGCTCTCGGTGCGTGTAGAGATGGTAGTGCTGACGCTAACGACGCTCTGCTTCCTGTCCGTGGGCTTGATACTGAGGCGCCTCTCGCCGTCGTCCATGAGCATGGGCGACTCGAGAGCGCCGTCCATGGGTGGGACCTCGTCAttctcgtcgtcgtcgtcgtcgtcgtcgtcgtcgtcgtcgtctgcgCCGTTCAGCTTGGCGCGATAAGCGGCGGAGATCTCGGTGTGCACGCCCGTATTGTACTTTGCGATGGTGGATTCGGCGGCCTTTTCGAGTGCGGTGACGATGGCGGGACCGGGGATGATATGGGCGTTGGTGATCTCAGCCCAGAGCGCGATGCGGTGGTGGCCTGAGGTGTATTGTTTCTGCACGGTTTCTGCCCAAGATTGGTTAGAGAGGTTCAGGCTTGTCCAGCAGTAGCTCTGTGGATATGCTCTGTAAGGGAAGAGACATACCACCAATATCGGCAAACTTGCGGTCCTCGAAGATGAGGAAGGACTTCCTCTTGGCGATTTCCCTTAGCGCGGCGGCCGTCCGGTCGGTCCAGTCGGTGACGATGTCGCAGTGGGTCTTGAGCAGGCAGATCGAGTCACCCACGTCTTCGGCGAGCTGCATCAGTTCGGCAGAAGTCTCGACGTCGGCCGACAAGCACAGATTTGTCTGCTTGATGGACATCAGTCGCAGCAGATACGAAGCCAGAGGCCCGGTGGTGGGGAGTCCGGCGCGCGCTCCGTATGTGCTGGTGAGGGTGGGGTGAGCTGCCATtgtgtgtggtgtggtgtggtgtggtgcgTGGTGTGATGTGTGGGGTGATGTGTGATGTGGGATGTGTGCGTGGAGAGTACAGGCGAGGGAACAGGACGGTAGGTTCACTCTTGCCAGATTGCCAGGTGGCAGTCGACGGTCGGTCGTCGTCCGATGTTTATTGTCCCAGGGATCAAGGAAACAGAGCAACAGAGCGATGGTTTCTGTCCAGCGGTGGCAGGTGACACGCACGGCAGATAATTTGCTAGTTGACGTGCGCACTCCAAGGATGTTACACGACCGGGACCCTGGCGGGGATCAGAGGGGCACAGGGAAGAGCGGACGAGGACGAGACCACAGGATCGCCAGTCGCGACTCTGGTTGGGGATTCAGGCAGGAAGGGAAAGGAGGAGCAGAGCAGCGATTGTCTCTTGCATGTAGGGAGCGATGGAGCGGCTGAAGAGCTGAAGAGCTGAAGAGCTGATGAGCTGATGAGCTGATGAGCTGGGTATAGCTTCCAGAAAGACTGAGGCACGGAAAATTGCCGCGAGGCCGCTTGTGCCTGGTGGGCGTCGTACATAGTCGCGGACGCGGGCGTGCTGGCGGGCCGTAGATCGCTGGCTGTCTGAGATGCATGCACGCTCCCAGCACCCAATCTCCGCCAATAGAGCCCTGCCGCCAATGCGCGACACCCTCCGTCCCACCCTCCGTCCCACCCTCCGTCCAATCTGCTCTCTTTTCCCTCTTTTCCACCCCGGCTGTGGTCCACCATGTGCACCGCGGCTGATTCAGCCGCAAAGGCACCCACCGTCTGTCTCTCGGCCAAATAACGCCGCCAGCAGCGGACGTTGCTGGACATGGCCAGTCCGCTCTCACCGAGCTCAGCTGCCTCCTCCACATGACTTCTCCAGTTGTCAGCTAAACTCTACTCTGCCCTGCATTTTCATTCTAGTAAAGGTCCGACTCTGCAGAGACCCAGACCCACGTATCGGCGATACCCATCTCCTCCGCACTATCGTCTCCTGCAAAAGTAGActcccatggccagtgcaacgtggaggagaaggagaggctGGGCAAGTCCGGCGTCCGAGGTCTTCTTGGCTTTGCACCAATCAGCGGACGCCTTctctctctgtctctctctctgtcaTTTGCAACAGCATCCGTGCGCCCGCGCTCGTTATATACATTGATAGGCGTTTCTGCACAAGACCCACCGCACTGGCCACGGCACTCTTCTTTTGCAGGAGACCATAGTACACGACTCATCGCCCACTTTGGCCTCATTGCGATGCTGCTGTGCTGCATAGTCATGGCGCCACAATAGTGCCGCGAGGCAAGCTGCAGCCTTTCCCCAAATTAACACCTTCCTTTGTCTTGCCAGGTGCTATCAGTCCCTCCTGGAAGATTCTGTCCGGTCCTGAAGGAAGGATGTGTTGGTCTGGAGAAGGATGCAAAGCCTTCTGCAGAAGCCTGCCCATTCGTTATGAAGAAATTCATGCGAGTTCCAGTCGTCGTACCACTTCAATACATGTCGCTGACACCGACATTGCACCTGAGGTCAAAGTCAACGTGCAGATCGGTTCCGCTGAACTGGGGTCGGTGGGTACGGACCGCAGTCGGTTAACATGCCGTTGCCGCCTGCTGATCTCCTCGACGAGACATCTGCAAGTCAATCGAACGTTGGCCGGCTGGCTAATAGCACCGACACTGCTGATGTGAGCTCCAGTCTCACTCCGGCTCGCTTGCTTCACGAGTCCCATCGCCGCTGGAAGACAGAATACGGTCCGTTTGTTTCATTTCACATTACCGTTCGGCCCTTGTTCTTGCACCGGCGCCATGCCTTTCTCTCGTTCTCGACACCTTGCGAGACACGTCTCTAACACTGAAAACATGGAGCGCATTTGTGCGGACCGGACCAGACCAGTCTGGCCGAATACCTGCTGACGATAATCATTTGCCCGGGTAGCACGTAACGTGTCTCGAGCAGCTGTGAAGGGCGATACTCCTGCTAGAAGTTTTGGCACCTACAATGCTTGTAGCTGTCAGTCACGCCTCACCTCTAGGAAAGAAGCAACGCAAGGCATGACAACGGTAGCTGTCCGCTGTCGCGCTTCGACACATATCGAAGAGAGCCAGACGCACTTCCATGCTTAGCAAGGAGCTTCGGAGTTCTTCAGTCAGTTACAACAGAACTTTTTCAGAACACAAGTAGCTCTCACGACTCCATGTTGCTGGCGGCGGCAATGGGTAAGTACCTCAATCTGCATGAAGTGTCAACAGACGGCTCGGTGCTGTTGATTTCAGCCAACAAGCCTGCAAGTCATTTCGCAATCCGCAGTCACCTAGTCTTCCTGCTGCCTGAATGCGTCTTCTTATGATCAGCTGCCGACCTCACCTTCACTTCAAGATGGTTTGCCAACAAGCCGTCACTTTTCTTTGtctcatcttcttcttcagaGCCACAAAGCCATTCCTTCGTACTCTACATTTCCAGACTTCCATCACTCCGCAACACGGTTTCAACACCCGCAAGACACTGATAACGATAAAATGCCTCCCAAGAAAGACACGTCTGCTGACAGCGGTATCGCTGGATACGACCTTAGGGAGACAAAGCTTCTCGCCGCTGCCTTTCTCTCCTCTACCGGCCCTGACAAGGTCCGTCTACACCCTCTCCCAAAGCTTAGCTGGTACGTTACTCTGAAGGCCTCCACTGACCGTCCGCAGTACAACTATCCTCTCTTCGCCCAGCTTAGCGGCTTCACCGAAGGCACGCTCAAGAAGTTCTGGCCACCCgtgaagaagaagggcaTCGAGAACCACGAGAACTTCGGCACTTTCCTCATGGGCGGTTCTGCTGCTCCTGCGACTGCCCCCAAGGCCGCCGCTggcaagaagcgcaaggCTGCTGACGCCGACGCCGCTGACGTGGACGACAGCAAGGCCTCTGGCAAGCCTATGAAGGCCCCTGCGAAGGGAAACGGCCGTGGCAAGAAGGTGAAGACTGAGGAGCCGCTCGAGGAACCTGTCAACGAGGACTCTGCCGATGGTGGAGATGGTCTGGGTGAGTTTGTTTTCAGAAAGAATGTCGTGGACTGGTTAGAAAGTACTGACAGGTTTACAGAAGTGGCCTAGATGTCATAGCGCTTTGATTGCCTCATCTGTGACACCCCATGGATGGCCAATTGGGGCGTGGGATCGACTGCTGCGGCATTACATACGGGTGTATTCTTACTTCGTCATGTCCGCTACTGTCTTCGACATTGCAAATCATCGCCACACACTCAGTGCCAGCTTCGTCTACGTGCACTTCACACCAAGGGACGGTCCTAGAGACGAAGACAATATGAGCTGGTGTCTCGTAGGTTTGGAGAATCTTGTGTACACGTACTCGTTCCGTACACAACCATCAATGAACGACTGAACCCCCCTTGCTATTGAAGTCAATGATCTTGCAACGCTTGGAGACATGCACAATCTGACGTCTACAATTGTTACGGCAACCAGTACATACACGCTCAACATGCAGAATAGCGCAGTTCAAAGTATCTCGCACTTGACTTCTGCATTGACCCCGCAGCCATCTTCCATCTACCTATTAATACTCAAACTCCGTTTTGCCTAGTTGTGTCCACAAATACTTCTGTTCTTGCTCTCGCAGCACTATCCTCTCCGTGCGATCAGTCAGCTTCATCAAACCTGTTAATAGTTGTTCTCTTCTCTACTCTATctacctattaatatttaCACTATACCTTGCCTAGTTGTGTCCTTATAAATACTCTGTTCTTGCTCTTACAGCACTATCCTCTCCGTGCGATCAGCCATGCTCCATCAAACCCGTCAACGGTCATCCTCCGCTCTACTCCATATACTCGATCGCAACTCTTAAATCCACGTGAAAATCTTGATAATATTCTTCGGGTGGCTGTAAAGCCAAACGCATGTGAATTTGCAGTTTCTTGTGTCGCTACGGAACAAAACCGTGAAAGATGTACCGGTTCAGAGCCAGGTAAAGTACACTGGCAGGAGAATATGAGAAACACAGGGCAAAGTTTGTTACGGATGAGTAGAGCTACACTCAAGGAATACACTGCTTTGCATCCACTACCACAGAGTACATAACCAACTAAGCCAGTGATATGCCAGTCCACGCTCTCCCCTCTTCAAAAACCAACCTCGTCTTCTCGCTCCCATCAAGATTGCACCTGCATATGGAGCCTCCCAGATCAGCAACATACACATGCTGGTTCTGCGCATCGATCTTGAGTCCTATCGCCTCGTGAAACTTCCTCGCTAAGATCTGGTGCTTAAGCAAAGGGGTATAATCTTCGTTCACGGCTTGTCCATGTTTGTCAAGTGGGAGCTTATTGAGCGTATTTCCGAACGGCATTTCTCCTCTGTCTGTCCAGTAGAGGCTGGACGATTCTTCATGAAAATCCAGGTCAACTGGTTCAGCAAGGCCTTCTAGAAGGCAGACCTTGTCTGTCCTGTTGGTGGCAGTCTCTCCGGGCGGCGTGGCTATGTTAGCACTAAAGATGCGTCCCTGCCATCCCTTCGCCGCGCCTTTCTGTGTCCAAAACAACTTTCCGAGACGGTGCGACAAAGTGATACCCACACACCATCTTGTGGCGTCGCGCTGGTCTTCTTTCTTGTCCTTATCTCCCGTCTCGATGATTTTTTCCAGGTTGCTGCCGTCCAGGTTGCAACGCCAGATACCGAGGCCTTCGCGATCGGCTATGTACAGTTTCTTGTCGACCTCATCAAGCGCTATCTGCTTGGGTGTGTTCATCGTCCCTTTGGAGACGATAGGCCTGAGACTGGTGCCGTCCAAACGCGCGGAGTACACCATACCGTCATCCTGCCCGGGGAACCCCATACAAGTCCAGAACATCATTCCTTCTTCCTTCAGCACAACGATCCCATCTGGCAAGTACTGATTCTCGAATATCGTCCGTTGAAACTGGCCAGCAGCGGAATACTCCAATACTTTACCGGTCTCAAGGTTATCGACCTGTCCGGACAGACCGTTCTCGCAAACGAAGAGCCGGGGCCCTGTGACTGCAGCCTGTTTCGGAGGGTAGAATCCGCCGTCTCTACTCTTGAGTCCTAACTTCCCCTTGTCAATGAACTCTCTTTTTAAAAACTCGATGGTGTGCTCCATCGGGAGCTTGCGCTCCTGCGCATAATGCTGCTCGATCTTCACAACGGTATCAAGTCCGACAACTGCAGAAGGCCATCAGTCTCCAACGAATCATCCAGAAGAATTCAACTCACGATCCATCGCCACAAAAGGCCGCAATCCTGGCATCACAACCGTTTCAAAAAAAATGTCATCAGCTGTCTTCGGATCCGCCACTCCCTCTGAAACAACCTGCACCATTTCCCGCTTAATTGCAGCCCACACTCTGTTTTGGATAAACCCGGTAGATTCCTTCTTCACGAAGAATGGCTTGAGTCCGACATCCTCCATGCGCTGTGCCAAATACGCGAATAACTCGCTGTCCGTGGTCCCGCTGGTCATAAGTTCGACGGCGCGCACATACGGGGGCATGTAGTAGTGCGTATTCAGCGCGCGACATTTCGTCGCAGAATCTAGGTGGCCCACGACAAGGGAGGACCGATACGAAGAAGAATTGGTCGCCAGGATGCTATCCCGCGCGACGAGTTTCTCCAGCCTGGCGAAGACCTCTTGCTTGATGTGCAGGACTTCCGGCACACATTCGATTACATGCCACGCATTGCACACTGCAGAATCCAGGACGGTATGAGAAATGAGCTGTCCGATCGGTCTCGAGGCGTCTCGTCGGTATGCGGCTTTGTTCTCGTGGAAGTAGAGCTCGGCGTCGCTGCGCTGTTTCTCGTCCGGA
This genomic window from Ascochyta rabiei chromosome 11, complete sequence contains:
- a CDS encoding orotidine 5'-phosphate decarboxylase, producing the protein MAAHPTLTSTYGARAGLPTTGPLASYLLRLMSIKQTNLCLSADVETSAELMQLAEDVGDSICLLKTHCDIVTDWTDRTAAALREIAKRKSFLIFEDRKFADIGETVQKQYTSGHHRIALWAEITNAHIIPGPAIVTALEKAAESTIAKYNTGVHTEISAAYRAKLNGADDDDDDDDDDDDENDEVPPMDGALESPMLMDDGERRLSIKPTDRKQSVVSVSTTISTRTESISPRPEALNALGETLDLDTVKQLVRLGEPPFLRSLLLLAEMSSAGHLMTPEYRQASVDIARSHRDFVMGFIAQRSLNTQPEDNFITMTPGCQLPPPGQEGAKLGDSLGQQYNTPRKLIFESGCDIIIVGRGIVRASDRKAEAQRYRQAGWQAYEERMGKSQ
- a CDS encoding 3-hydroxyacyl-CoA dehydrogenase-like protein lam1, whose amino-acid sequence is MGTPDSWVAPSDHANRPVAVIGAGVLGRRIACCWAAGGYTVHLYDPDEKQRSDAELYFHENKAAYRRDASRPIGQLISHTVLDSAVCNAWHVIECVPEVLHIKQEVFARLEKLVARDSILATNSSSYRSSLVVGHLDSATKCRALNTHYYMPPYVRAVELMTSGTTDSELFAYLAQRMEDVGLKPFFVKKESTGFIQNRVWAAIKREMVQVVSEGVADPKTADDIFFETVVMPGLRPFVAMDLVGLDTVVKIEQHYAQERKLPMEHTIEFLKREFIDKGKLGLKSRDGGFYPPKQAAVTGPRLFVCENGLSGQVDNLETGKVLEYSAAGQFQRTIFENQYLPDGIVVLKEEGMMFWTCMGFPGQDDGMVYSARLDGTSLRPIVSKGTMNTPKQIALDEVDKKLYIADREGLGIWRCNLDGSNLEKIIETGDKDKKEDQRDATRWCVGITLSHRLGKLFWTQKGAAKGWQGRIFSANIATPPGETATNRTDKVCLLEGLAEPVDLDFHEESSSLYWTDRGEMPFGNTLNKLPLDKHGQAVNEDYTPLLKHQILARKFHEAIGLKIDAQNQHVYVADLGGSICRCNLDGSEKTRLVFEEGRAWTGISLA
- a CDS encoding 3-hydroxyacyl-CoA dehydrogenase-like protein lam1, variant 2, with amino-acid sequence MLTGAACCWAAGGYTVHLYDPDEKQRSDAELYFHENKAAYRRDASRPIGQLISHTVLDSAVCNAWHVIECVPEVLHIKQEVFARLEKLVARDSILATNSSSYRSSLVVGHLDSATKCRALNTHYYMPPYVRAVELMTSGTTDSELFAYLAQRMEDVGLKPFFVKKESTGFIQNRVWAAIKREMVQVVSEGVADPKTADDIFFETVVMPGLRPFVAMDLVGLDTVVKIEQHYAQERKLPMEHTIEFLKREFIDKGKLGLKSRDGGFYPPKQAAVTGPRLFVCENGLSGQVDNLETGKVLEYSAAGQFQRTIFENQYLPDGIVVLKEEGMMFWTCMGFPGQDDGMVYSARLDGTSLRPIVSKGTMNTPKQIALDEVDKKLYIADREGLGIWRCNLDGSNLEKIIETGDKDKKEDQRDATRWCVGITLSHRLGKLFWTQKGAAKGWQGRIFSANIATPPGETATNRTDKVCLLEGLAEPVDLDFHEESSSLYWTDRGEMPFGNTLNKLPLDKHGQAVNEDYTPLLKHQILARKFHEAIGLKIDAQNQHVYVADLGGSICRCNLDGSEKTRLVFEEGRAWTGISLA